The following coding sequences are from one Carassius auratus strain Wakin chromosome 15, ASM336829v1, whole genome shotgun sequence window:
- the gjd1b gene encoding gap junction delta-2 protein yields MGEWTILERLLEAAVQQHSTMIGRILLTVVVIFRILIVAIVGETVYEDEQTMFICNTLQPGCNQACYDKAFPISHIRYWVFQIILVCTPSLCFITYSVHQSAKQRDRRYSFLYPMMEKDYSREGTRKLRNINGILVQHSDSGGGKDEPDCLEVKEIPNAPRGLLHSRSSKVRRQEGISRFYIIQVVFRNALEIGFLVGQYFLYGFSVPGIFECDRYPCLKEVECYVSRPTEKTVFLVFMFAVSGICVVLNLAELNHLGWRKIKAAIRGVQARRKSICEIRKKDMAHLSQPPNLGRTQSSESAYV; encoded by the coding sequence GATTCTACTGACAGTGGTGGTGATATTCCGTATCCTAATCGTGGCCATCGTAGGTGAAACGGTCTATGAAGATGAGCAGACCATGTTTATCTGCAACACCCTCCAACCTGGGTGCAACCAGGCCTGCTACGACAAGGCCTTCCCCATCTCTCACATCCGATACTGGGTCTTCCAGATCATCCTCGTTTGTACGCCCAGCCTGTGCTTCATCACCTATTCAGTGCATCAGTCGGCCAAACAACGTGACCGTCGCTACTCCTTCCTCTACCCAATGATGGAGAAGGACTACAGTCGTGAGGGTACCCGCAAACTACGCAATATTAATGGCATTTTGGTGCAGCACTCTGACAGTGGTGGGGGAAAGGATGAACCTGATTGCTTAGAAGTAAAGGAGATCCCAAATGCTCCAAGAGGCCTCTTGCATAGCAGGAGCTCCAAGGTACGACGACAAGAGGGCATCTCTCGCTTTTACATAATCCAGGTCGTGTTCCGCAATGCACTGGAGATAGGCTTCTTGGTGGGACAGTATTTTCTGTATGGCTTCAGTGTCCCTGGCATCTTTGAGTGTGACCGCTACCCCTGCTTGAAGGAGGTGGAGTGCTACGTATCACGACCCACTGAGAAGACAGTGTTCCTAGTGTTCATGTTTGCAGTGAGTGGGATCTGCGTCGTGCTCAACCTTGCCGAGCTCAACCACCTCGGCTGGAGGAAAATCAAGGCTGCCATTCGAGGTGTGCAAGCCCGCAGGAAGTCCATCTGTGAGATCCGCAAAAAGGACATGGCCCACCTGTCACAACCGCCAAACCTGGGCAGGACCCAGTCCAGCGAGTCTGCTTATGTCTGA